One region of Blattabacterium cuenoti genomic DNA includes:
- the truA gene encoding tRNA pseudouridine(38-40) synthase TruA codes for MRFFIELSYNGKHFFGWQIQKKVSTVEEKLEYCLSKLLKTPINVVGASRTDKGVHAKQMFAHFDYEKEIRNNFVDRLNIFLPRSIKVFSIFPVKKNVHARFDAIKRTYKYYLTREKNPFNEDFSWHCLYTLNIQKMNMASKKLMEYKDFSSFCKKRNKNEKENNICKIYHASWSEDNNVLCFTIEANRFLRSMVRAIIGRLIDVGREKISINEFIKIVEFKNSDSCKLIVPACGLFLTNILYTEEIFL; via the coding sequence TTGAGATTTTTTATTGAATTATCTTATAATGGGAAACATTTTTTTGGATGGCAAATTCAAAAAAAAGTAAGTACAGTAGAGGAAAAATTAGAATATTGTTTATCAAAATTATTAAAAACACCTATAAATGTCGTAGGCGCTAGTAGAACGGATAAAGGGGTTCATGCTAAACAAATGTTTGCTCATTTTGATTATGAAAAAGAAATTCGAAACAATTTCGTTGATCGATTAAATATTTTTTTACCTAGATCTATTAAAGTCTTCAGTATTTTTCCAGTAAAAAAAAATGTTCATGCAAGATTTGATGCTATAAAACGAACATATAAATATTATTTAACACGTGAAAAAAATCCATTTAATGAGGATTTTTCTTGGCATTGTTTATATACACTAAACATTCAAAAAATGAATATGGCTTCAAAAAAACTCATGGAGTATAAGGATTTTAGTTCTTTTTGTAAAAAAAGAAATAAAAACGAAAAAGAAAATAATATATGTAAAATTTATCATGCTAGTTGGTCTGAGGATAATAACGTTTTATGTTTTACTATCGAAGCAAATCGATTTTTAAGATCGATGGTTAGAGCTATTATAGGCCGTCTTATTGATGTAGGAAGAGAAAAAATTAGTATCAATGAATTCATAAAAATTGTAGAATTCAAAAATTCTGATTCTTGCAAGTTGATAGTCCCTGCATGTGGTTTATTTCTGACCAATATTCTCTATACAGAAGAGATTTTTTTATGA
- a CDS encoding ABC transporter ATP-binding protein, giving the protein MKKNFNKQKSSLKQLINISLNYKLILISTIITSILISFISAYRPKLIQKAIDIHILYKDFLGLKNILMLIIILLFLESIFHFVLLYLSNILAQNVIEKIRILLFEKLLHFKNSFFNKTPIGKLVSYSVSDIETIIVIFNDGILLVSGDILRIIMIIIMMYTVHPKLSFIVFLTIPFMYIITRFFQKTLKKTFHEERIQTSRLNSFLQENIIGMSIIQLFHKEKKEYSKFQSINRKLMNAHFKTIFYFSIFFPIVEIISAVTISIIIFYGGFHAIEIGNIKPGQIIAFIFFIYLLFRPMRQIADRFNIIQRGIAGIERIFSILNSEETIINKGNLRLKELNGHIVFNDVHFSYINDEMVLNGVSFEIQPGEKVAIVGSTGSGKSTITHLISRFYEIKKGDICIDGHSIQDIELKNLRSHIRVVTQDTFLFNDSIINNITLGDPSISFDQIENMAKKIGIHNFITSLPNGYKSIVKERGNLLSLGEKQLISFLRVQMHPYSVLILDEATASLNKELEKMIYHATDLLTKHKTSIIITHRLSTLENADRILVIDKGSIVEKGTHQELIQLNGYYFGLYKESLNKKN; this is encoded by the coding sequence ATGAAAAAAAATTTTAATAAACAAAAATCATCTTTAAAACAGCTTATTAATATTAGTTTAAATTATAAACTAATATTAATATCAACAATTATTACTTCTATATTAATTTCCTTTATTTCAGCTTATCGTCCTAAGTTAATACAAAAAGCTATAGATATTCATATTCTTTACAAAGATTTTTTGGGGTTGAAAAATATATTGATGCTAATAATTATACTTCTTTTTTTAGAAAGTATATTTCATTTTGTTTTATTATATCTATCTAATATTTTGGCACAAAATGTGATCGAAAAAATAAGGATTCTTTTATTTGAAAAATTATTACATTTTAAAAATTCTTTTTTTAATAAAACTCCAATAGGAAAATTAGTATCTTATTCTGTATCAGACATAGAAACTATAATTGTAATATTTAATGATGGAATTTTACTCGTTTCTGGAGATATTTTAAGAATTATTATGATTATCATTATGATGTATACTGTTCATCCAAAATTGTCTTTTATAGTTTTTTTAACTATTCCTTTCATGTATATTATTACTCGTTTTTTTCAAAAAACGTTAAAGAAAACGTTTCATGAAGAACGTATTCAAACCTCACGTTTGAATAGTTTTTTACAAGAAAATATTATAGGAATGTCTATCATTCAACTCTTTCATAAAGAAAAAAAGGAATATTCAAAATTTCAATCCATCAATCGTAAATTAATGAATGCTCATTTTAAAACCATTTTTTATTTTTCTATTTTTTTTCCTATAGTAGAAATAATTTCTGCTGTAACCATAAGTATTATCATATTTTATGGAGGATTTCATGCCATTGAAATAGGAAATATTAAACCGGGACAAATTATTGCTTTTATTTTTTTTATCTATCTTCTTTTTCGTCCTATGCGACAAATAGCTGATAGATTTAATATTATACAAAGAGGAATAGCCGGAATTGAGCGTATATTTTCTATATTAAATTCTGAAGAAACTATTATTAATAAAGGAAATTTACGTTTGAAAGAATTAAATGGACATATTGTATTTAATGATGTTCATTTTTCTTATATAAATGATGAAATGGTATTGAATGGAGTTTCTTTTGAAATTCAACCAGGAGAAAAAGTTGCAATAGTAGGATCAACAGGTTCTGGAAAATCTACGATTACTCATTTGATTTCTAGATTTTATGAAATAAAAAAAGGAGATATTTGTATTGACGGACATTCTATTCAAGATATAGAACTAAAAAACTTAAGATCTCATATAAGAGTAGTCACACAAGATACTTTTTTATTTAATGATTCGATTATTAATAATATTACTTTAGGAGATCCATCCATTAGTTTTGATCAAATAGAAAATATGGCAAAAAAAATAGGAATCCATAATTTTATTACATCATTACCCAATGGATATAAATCCATAGTAAAAGAAAGAGGAAATTTACTCTCTCTTGGAGAAAAACAATTGATTTCTTTTTTAAGAGTTCAAATGCATCCTTATTCTGTACTTATCTTAGATGAAGCGACCGCTTCCTTAAATAAAGAATTAGAAAAAATGATTTATCATGCTACAGATCTTTTAACTAAACATAAAACTTCTATTATTATCACTCACCGTCTTTCTACATTAGAAAATGCTGATAGAATATTGGTTATTGATAAAGGATCTATTGTAGAAAAAGGTACTCATCAAGAATTAATTCAATTAAATGGATATTATTTCGGATTATATAAAGAATCTTTGAATAAAAAAAATTAA
- a CDS encoding peptidylprolyl isomerase gives MKNFIEKCFFIIFLCAYNFFLYSSDLEKISGISAIIGNDIILDSEIRNSKKLFCNTDVINDFLIQKLMLYHAKKDNSIQINNQELKLKTQVFLSEMKKKYINQEEFLIQFENKNFLEELTEKIRNQQYIEKYYNKITENVEASPKEVKYFFDKKKTQKQIPYTSKKICISYIIFYPKLSEINKRKIIYFLKKIKKEIHSDIDFSTKAILFSEDDSSALQGGLVKGIKINDLSKKLSHLVLSLKEGEISEPFETDLGFHLIKMEKKRKDEIDFRHILIKSKYSKYELDKTKSFAELFRKRILNQKIDIDKIPNVLNQNKIADVIVKNKIWIDENQLSKNMKKAFLFLKKGTITNPYKEIINGKEVFILFKFLDEIPPKPISFEEDYAILKNFVIDIKKKDKVKNWAIKILKKTYYVKINC, from the coding sequence ATGAAAAATTTTATTGAAAAATGTTTTTTTATTATATTTTTATGTGCATATAATTTTTTTTTATATTCTTCTGATTTAGAAAAAATCAGCGGTATTTCTGCAATAATTGGAAATGATATTATTTTAGATTCTGAAATCAGGAACAGTAAAAAATTGTTTTGCAATACTGATGTTATAAATGATTTTTTAATTCAAAAATTAATGCTTTATCATGCAAAAAAAGACAATAGTATACAAATCAATAATCAAGAATTAAAATTAAAAACTCAAGTATTTTTATCAGAAATGAAAAAAAAATACATAAATCAAGAAGAGTTTTTAATACAGTTTGAAAATAAAAATTTTTTAGAAGAATTAACTGAAAAAATTAGAAATCAACAATATATAGAAAAATACTACAATAAAATAACAGAGAATGTAGAAGCTTCTCCTAAAGAAGTAAAATATTTTTTTGATAAGAAGAAAACACAGAAACAAATCCCTTACACGTCCAAAAAAATATGTATTTCTTATATAATTTTTTACCCTAAACTAAGCGAAATTAACAAAAGAAAAATAATTTATTTTTTAAAAAAAATCAAAAAAGAAATACATTCTGATATTGATTTTTCTACCAAAGCTATTTTATTTTCTGAAGATGATTCTTCAGCATTACAAGGAGGTCTTGTAAAAGGAATCAAAATAAACGATCTTTCAAAAAAATTATCGCATTTAGTTCTTTCTTTAAAAGAAGGAGAAATATCTGAACCTTTTGAAACAGATTTAGGATTTCATTTAATAAAAATGGAAAAAAAAAGGAAAGATGAAATTGATTTTAGACATATTTTAATCAAATCTAAGTATTCGAAATATGAATTAGACAAAACGAAATCATTTGCAGAATTATTTAGAAAACGTATTCTGAATCAGAAAATTGATATAGATAAAATACCTAATGTATTAAATCAAAATAAAATAGCAGATGTAATAGTGAAAAATAAAATTTGGATTGATGAAAATCAATTATCTAAAAATATGAAAAAAGCATTCCTTTTTTTAAAAAAAGGAACAATTACTAATCCTTATAAGGAAATTATAAATGGAAAAGAAGTATTTATTTTATTCAAATTTTTAGATGAAATTCCACCTAAACCCATTTCTTTTGAAGAAGATTATGCTATATTAAAAAATTTTGTCATAGATATCAAGAAAAAAGATAAAGTAAAAAATTGGGCAATAAAAATATTAAAAAAGACTTATTATGTAAAGATTAACTGTTAA
- the lptB gene encoding LPS export ABC transporter ATP-binding protein codes for MTLKVKNIYKKYKNKHVVKNVSIQLNKGEIVGLIGPNGAGKTTSFYMMVGLIKPDKGKIFLCNQDITSNPMYIRSKKGIGYLSQEPSIFRKLSVKDNILCILEMKKISDQKRKIIAEKLMEELGLQKIKNNRGDLISGGERRRTEIARCLAINPKFILLDEPFSGIDPIAIEELQKIILSLKKKNIGILITDHNVQEIFTITDRIYLMFNGKIVKSGSTTEIMRDSVVKKIYLGNRIINFNKIEDES; via the coding sequence ATGACTTTAAAGGTTAAAAATATATATAAAAAATATAAAAATAAACATGTAGTAAAAAATGTTTCAATTCAATTGAATAAAGGTGAAATAGTAGGGTTAATAGGCCCTAATGGTGCCGGAAAAACGACATCTTTTTACATGATGGTAGGATTAATTAAACCAGATAAAGGAAAAATATTTCTCTGCAATCAGGATATAACATCAAATCCAATGTATATACGTTCGAAAAAAGGAATCGGATATTTGTCTCAAGAACCATCCATATTTAGAAAATTATCTGTAAAAGATAACATTTTATGCATATTAGAAATGAAAAAAATTTCGGATCAAAAAAGAAAAATAATAGCAGAAAAATTAATGGAAGAATTAGGATTACAAAAAATTAAAAATAACCGGGGGGATCTTATTTCTGGAGGAGAACGAAGACGAACCGAAATTGCTAGATGTTTAGCTATAAATCCTAAATTTATTCTTTTGGATGAACCTTTCTCTGGGATAGATCCAATTGCTATAGAAGAATTACAAAAAATAATTCTTTCTCTAAAAAAAAAAAATATAGGAATATTAATTACAGATCACAATGTACAAGAAATTTTTACAATAACAGACCGTATTTATTTAATGTTTAATGGAAAAATCGTAAAAAGTGGATCCACTACAGAAATTATGCGGGATTCTGTGGTTAAAAAAATTTATTTAGGAAATCGAATCATAAATTTTAATAAAATAGAAGATGAATCATAG
- a CDS encoding thiamine diphosphokinase: MNHRFDGPEIGLFLNGEIPPFLGKEFSFYKKIFAVDGAFYYLNAFGVSVDYIIGDFDSLLKEDIPLDLETHLFKIYDQRYTDFDKALNIIYDQGFFNINVWGASGMEQDHFLGNLSTALKYKNKLSIIFHDKHHFYFFSDKKTSFYQKKNKKVSLFPFPKVEGLYTYGLKYSIKKGLLKIGENIGIRNEAYSHQNKNKIEINYKKGELLIFIEK; this comes from the coding sequence ATGAATCATAGATTTGATGGACCAGAAATAGGATTATTTCTTAATGGAGAAATTCCTCCTTTTTTAGGAAAGGAATTTTCTTTTTATAAAAAAATATTTGCAGTGGATGGAGCATTTTATTATTTAAATGCATTCGGAGTTTCAGTAGATTATATTATTGGAGATTTCGATTCTCTTTTAAAAGAGGATATTCCTTTAGATTTAGAAACTCATTTATTCAAAATTTATGACCAAAGATATACTGATTTTGATAAAGCTTTAAATATTATTTATGATCAAGGATTTTTTAACATAAATGTTTGGGGCGCAAGCGGAATGGAACAAGATCACTTTTTAGGAAATTTATCTACAGCTTTAAAATATAAAAATAAATTATCTATTATATTTCATGATAAACATCATTTCTATTTTTTTTCTGATAAAAAAACTTCTTTTTATCAGAAAAAAAATAAGAAAGTATCTTTATTTCCATTTCCTAAAGTAGAAGGATTATATACTTATGGACTTAAATATTCCATAAAAAAAGGATTATTAAAAATAGGAGAGAATATAGGCATAAGAAATGAAGCTTATAGTCATCAAAATAAAAATAAAATAGAAATAAATTACAAAAAAGGAGAATTATTAATATTTATAGAAAAATAA
- the mdh gene encoding malate dehydrogenase — protein sequence MKVTIIGAGNVGASCASLLAQKDIVKEIVLLDIIEKLSEGKSLDISQMLPMIKSNTEVFGITNDYSKSKNSEIIIITCGIPRKPGMSRDDLIKTNAEIIRSVTKKSIFFSPKAKLIIVSNPLDVMAYVSYMTAKVDSSRIIGMAGILDSTRYRFFLSKKLNISPIDIQSLLLGGHGDTMVPLYRYTSVSGIPIKEFLSEEENNAIIEKTKKGGEEIVNLLGTSAWMAPSASVVKMVEAILKDSKRILPCSAFLRGQYGLKDIYLGVPVILGKSGIEKIVELQLNQKENNLLKKSANHVRSMIKKL from the coding sequence ATGAAAGTAACTATTATTGGAGCAGGAAATGTGGGTGCTTCTTGTGCTAGTTTATTAGCTCAGAAAGATATAGTCAAAGAAATTGTTTTATTAGATATTATAGAAAAACTTTCAGAAGGTAAAAGTTTAGACATATCTCAAATGTTACCCATGATCAAATCTAACACTGAAGTTTTTGGAATTACCAATGATTATTCGAAATCCAAAAATTCGGAAATCATTATTATTACTTGTGGAATTCCAAGAAAACCTGGAATGAGTCGCGATGATCTTATTAAGACTAATGCAGAAATCATTCGTTCTGTAACTAAAAAATCTATTTTTTTTTCTCCAAAAGCTAAATTGATCATCGTATCCAATCCATTAGATGTTATGGCATATGTAAGTTATATGACTGCTAAAGTAGATTCTTCTCGTATCATTGGAATGGCTGGAATATTAGATTCTACTAGATATCGTTTTTTTTTATCAAAAAAATTAAATATTTCCCCTATTGATATACAATCTTTATTATTAGGAGGACATGGTGATACTATGGTTCCACTATACAGATATACATCTGTATCAGGAATTCCTATAAAAGAATTTTTATCAGAAGAAGAAAATAATGCAATTATTGAAAAAACAAAAAAAGGAGGAGAAGAAATCGTAAATTTGTTAGGAACATCTGCTTGGATGGCTCCTAGTGCATCTGTTGTAAAAATGGTAGAAGCGATCTTAAAAGATTCTAAACGTATTCTTCCATGTTCTGCTTTTTTAAGAGGACAGTATGGCTTGAAAGATATATATTTAGGCGTTCCAGTTATTTTAGGAAAATCTGGAATAGAAAAAATTGTAGAACTGCAATTGAATCAAAAAGAAAATAATCTTTTGAAAAAATCTGCTAATCATGTGAGAAGTATGATAAAAAAACTCTAA
- the gcvP gene encoding aminomethyl-transferring glycine dehydrogenase: protein MKEDYVKKFYYRHIGPSCDEINNMLKKLECSSIKDFVNKTIPKEVRLKRKLNLPNSISEYQYLNHIYRISKKNKIFRSYIGLGYKNTITPSVIQRNILENPSWYTPYTPYQSEISQGRLEALMNFQTMISDLTGMKISNASMLDESTAAADAMFMIFQEKIKKKQIDNNYYFFISDEILPQTFYVLKTRCFGLGIHVIYDNHKNLKKKYNNKKIFGLIISYPSVLGEIYDYTETVKYAKHHKISVIVSTDLLSLSLLKPPGEWGADVVIGSSQSFGIPMGYGGPHAAFFSTHEQYKRFIPGRIIGISVDQKNKKVFRMALQTREQHIKREKATSNICTSQVLPAIMASMYALYHGKKGLIEIAKCIHKHAKKLEFLLMNNINHLSQVNVFYFDTLRIKTDNISKIKKVAERRKTNFRYINKNHLTITLDETTRQEDINHILSIFYEAYNKNKKTYKKIKYHTTNIHNKYKFPVFLKRTSNFLEHKVFHKFYSENELMRYIKRLEKKDISLIHSMIPLGSCTMKLNASAELFSLSQHEWKNVHPFVPDKQAMGYHFVIQNLKKYLKEITGFSGVSLQPNSGAQGEYAGLMVIKHYHHSLQEHQRNIALIPSSSHGTNPASANMAGMKVLLIDTTSDGSINRNDFLKKVKENKDLLSVLMITYPSTYGIYEKDIKEITDIIHENGGQVYMDGANMNAQVGLMKPAYLGVDVCHLNLHKTFAIPHGGGGPGMGPICVASHLKPFLPNHPFQEKENNKKNEKILTISSSPYGSSLILTISYAYIRLLGPDGLKKCTEISILNANYIKENLRKFYNILYVGENNTVAHELIIDCRIFKSMDIEVIDIAKRMMDYGYHAPTVSFPVEGCMMIEPTESESKEELDRFIETLINIRQEIKEIEDGKFSKKNNVLKNAPHSIDILTQNEWKYPYSREKAAYPLYWIKDRKFWPPISRVNDGYGDRNLICTCI, encoded by the coding sequence ATGAAAGAGGATTACGTTAAAAAATTCTATTATAGACATATAGGTCCGTCTTGTGATGAAATTAATAATATGTTAAAAAAATTAGAATGTTCTTCTATTAAGGATTTTGTAAATAAAACTATTCCCAAAGAAGTACGTTTAAAAAGAAAATTGAATCTTCCAAACTCTATTTCTGAATATCAATATTTAAATCACATTTATAGAATAAGCAAGAAAAATAAAATTTTTCGTTCTTATATAGGATTAGGATATAAAAACACCATAACTCCAAGTGTTATTCAAAGAAATATTCTAGAAAATCCTAGTTGGTATACTCCTTACACTCCTTATCAATCAGAAATATCTCAAGGACGTTTAGAAGCTTTAATGAATTTTCAAACTATGATTTCAGATTTAACCGGAATGAAAATCAGTAATGCTTCTATGTTAGATGAATCTACGGCTGCAGCTGATGCTATGTTTATGATTTTTCAAGAAAAAATAAAAAAAAAACAAATAGATAATAATTATTATTTTTTTATTTCGGATGAAATTCTTCCACAAACTTTTTATGTTTTAAAAACAAGATGTTTCGGTTTGGGGATACATGTCATATATGACAATCATAAAAATTTAAAAAAAAAATATAACAATAAAAAAATATTTGGATTAATAATATCTTATCCTTCTGTTTTAGGGGAAATATATGATTACACTGAAACAGTTAAATATGCAAAGCATCATAAAATATCAGTAATAGTTTCTACAGATCTTTTATCTTTATCTTTATTAAAACCTCCTGGAGAATGGGGTGCTGATGTCGTTATAGGATCTAGTCAATCTTTTGGAATCCCTATGGGATATGGAGGCCCTCATGCTGCTTTTTTTTCTACTCATGAACAATACAAACGTTTTATTCCTGGAAGAATTATCGGAATATCAGTGGATCAAAAAAATAAAAAAGTCTTTCGTATGGCTTTACAAACAAGAGAGCAACATATCAAAAGAGAAAAAGCGACTTCTAATATTTGTACATCACAAGTTCTTCCCGCTATAATGGCTTCTATGTATGCTTTATATCATGGAAAAAAAGGATTAATAGAAATCGCAAAATGTATTCATAAACATGCTAAGAAATTAGAATTTTTACTGATGAATAATATCAATCATCTTTCTCAAGTAAATGTTTTTTATTTTGATACTTTAAGAATTAAAACAGATAACATAAGTAAAATAAAAAAAGTGGCAGAACGTAGAAAAACTAATTTTAGATATATAAATAAAAATCATTTAACGATTACTCTAGATGAAACAACTAGACAAGAAGACATAAATCATATCTTATCAATTTTTTATGAAGCATACAATAAAAACAAAAAAACGTATAAAAAAATAAAATATCATACCACGAATATTCATAATAAATATAAATTTCCTGTTTTTTTAAAAAGAACTTCTAATTTTTTAGAACATAAAGTTTTTCATAAATTTTATTCAGAAAATGAGCTTATGCGTTATATCAAAAGATTAGAAAAAAAAGATATATCCTTGATTCATTCTATGATTCCACTTGGATCATGCACCATGAAATTAAATGCTTCTGCAGAATTATTTTCTTTAAGTCAACATGAATGGAAAAATGTACATCCTTTTGTTCCGGATAAACAAGCGATGGGATATCATTTTGTCATTCAAAATTTAAAAAAATATTTGAAAGAAATTACTGGATTTTCTGGAGTTTCTTTACAACCCAATTCAGGAGCTCAAGGAGAATATGCTGGACTCATGGTTATCAAACATTATCATCATTCATTACAAGAACATCAAAGAAATATAGCATTAATACCTTCTTCTTCTCATGGAACAAATCCTGCTTCAGCAAATATGGCTGGTATGAAAGTTCTATTAATAGATACAACAAGTGATGGATCTATTAATAGAAACGATTTTTTGAAAAAAGTAAAAGAAAATAAAGATTTATTATCTGTATTAATGATCACTTATCCTTCTACTTATGGTATATATGAAAAAGATATTAAGGAAATTACAGATATAATTCATGAAAATGGAGGACAAGTTTATATGGATGGAGCTAATATGAATGCTCAAGTAGGGTTAATGAAACCAGCATATTTAGGTGTAGATGTTTGTCATCTTAATCTTCATAAAACTTTTGCTATTCCTCATGGAGGGGGAGGTCCTGGTATGGGCCCTATTTGTGTAGCTTCACATCTAAAACCTTTTTTACCGAATCATCCTTTTCAAGAAAAAGAAAATAACAAAAAAAACGAAAAAATATTAACTATATCCTCTTCTCCATATGGTTCTTCTTTAATTTTAACAATTTCTTATGCTTATATTCGTTTATTAGGGCCAGATGGACTTAAAAAATGTACAGAAATATCTATATTAAATGCGAATTACATAAAAGAAAACTTAAGAAAGTTTTATAACATATTGTATGTAGGAGAAAACAACACTGTTGCACATGAATTAATTATAGATTGTAGAATTTTTAAATCTATGGATATAGAAGTTATAGATATAGCAAAAAGAATGATGGATTATGGATATCATGCTCCTACTGTATCTTTCCCTGTCGAAGGATGTATGATGATAGAACCAACCGAAAGTGAATCTAAAGAAGAATTAGATCGCTTTATTGAAACTCTTATCAATATAAGACAAGAAATTAAGGAGATTGAAGATGGTAAATTTTCAAAAAAAAATAATGTATTAAAAAATGCTCCACATAGTATAGATATTTTAACTCAAAATGAATGGAAATATCCTTATAGTAGAGAAAAAGCAGCTTATCCTTTATATTGGATTAAAGATAGGAAATTTTGGCCACCAATAAGTCGTGTTAATGACGGATATGGAGATAGAAACTTAATATGCACATGTATATAA
- the tsaD gene encoding tRNA (adenosine(37)-N6)-threonylcarbamoyltransferase complex transferase subunit TsaD has translation MKKKPIIIGIESSCDDTGVSIIQNRNVLSNIIIHQKIHKKYGGVVPELASRLHDINIPKAVQKAIFSAKIDRYQIDAVSFTLGPGLIGSLLVGASFAKSFSMGLEIPLLTVDHIQAHVLSHFIQNANVNNSYPKFPFLSLVISGGHTQIIQVNDFFQMKILGSTLDDSIGETLDKIARKLGFHYPGGPMIEFFSKNGNDKKFIFSKPTVSGLDFSFSGFKSDVLQFLKKKLNKNTFFIKHNLSDLCASIQRITAEILLEKVQKAILKTGISRIALSGGVSANYEIRRTFVSFFAKDTKYEVFLPKKKYTMDNGAMIAITGLLKYERNLFDSVHVIPYSKFKTF, from the coding sequence ATGAAAAAAAAACCGATAATTATTGGAATCGAATCCTCATGTGACGATACAGGTGTTTCTATTATTCAAAATAGAAATGTGTTGTCTAATATTATTATTCATCAAAAAATTCATAAAAAATACGGAGGAGTTGTTCCTGAATTAGCTTCACGATTACATGATATAAATATTCCAAAAGCTGTTCAAAAAGCTATTTTTTCAGCAAAAATCGATCGATATCAAATTGATGCTGTATCTTTTACTTTAGGCCCAGGATTAATTGGTTCATTATTGGTAGGAGCTTCTTTTGCAAAATCATTTTCTATGGGATTAGAAATTCCTTTATTAACTGTAGATCATATACAAGCTCACGTTCTTTCTCATTTTATACAAAATGCAAATGTTAATAATTCTTATCCAAAATTTCCATTTTTAAGTTTAGTTATAAGTGGAGGTCATACCCAAATCATACAAGTAAATGATTTTTTTCAAATGAAAATATTAGGATCTACTTTAGATGATTCTATAGGAGAGACTTTAGATAAAATTGCAAGAAAATTGGGGTTTCATTATCCTGGTGGTCCTATGATCGAATTTTTTTCTAAAAATGGAAATGACAAAAAATTTATTTTTTCAAAACCTACAGTAAGTGGACTGGACTTTAGTTTTAGTGGATTCAAAAGCGATGTACTGCAGTTTTTAAAAAAAAAATTAAACAAAAATACATTTTTTATAAAACATAATTTATCTGATCTTTGTGCTTCTATACAGAGAATCACAGCTGAAATACTTTTGGAAAAAGTACAAAAAGCTATTTTAAAAACTGGTATTTCTAGAATAGCTTTGTCGGGAGGAGTTTCGGCGAATTATGAAATTCGACGAACATTTGTGTCTTTTTTTGCAAAAGACACAAAATACGAAGTTTTTCTTCCAAAAAAAAAATACACTATGGATAATGGTGCTATGATAGCCATTACAGGATTACTTAAATATGAAAGAAATTTATTTGATTCAGTTCATGTAATCCCATATTCAAAATTTAAAACATTTTAA